One genomic segment of Pseudonocardia sp. T1-2H includes these proteins:
- a CDS encoding 5-formyltetrahydrofolate cyclo-ligase, with protein MRPHVLALAAGAGETVCAYLPIGSEPGSAALLDALRAAGHEVLLPVVPPAPGLLDWARYTGPEDVGAGPLGLREPLGPRLGVGAIGRAALVLVPGLAADRRGVRLGRGGGYYDRTLPGTRPGTPLAVLLHEGELVDALPADTYDVPVTAAVLPVRGTVPLGNIH; from the coding sequence TTGCGCCCGCACGTGCTGGCGCTCGCCGCGGGCGCCGGCGAGACTGTCTGCGCCTATCTCCCGATCGGGTCGGAACCCGGCTCGGCCGCCCTCCTCGACGCGCTGCGGGCCGCGGGGCACGAGGTGTTGTTGCCGGTCGTCCCGCCCGCGCCCGGCCTGCTGGACTGGGCGCGCTACACCGGTCCGGAGGACGTCGGCGCAGGTCCGCTGGGTCTGCGCGAGCCGCTCGGCCCCCGGCTCGGGGTCGGCGCGATCGGTCGCGCAGCGCTCGTCCTGGTGCCGGGGCTGGCCGCGGACCGGAGGGGCGTCCGGCTCGGCCGGGGCGGCGGCTACTACGACCGGACCCTGCCCGGGACGCGGCCGGGGACCCCGCTCGCCGTCCTGCTGCACGAGGGCGAGCTGGTCGACGCTCTCCCGGCGGACACCTACGACGTGCCCGTGACGGCGGCTGTACTGCCGGTTCGCGGAACCGTTCCGCTGGGGAACATCCACTGA
- the mscL gene encoding large conductance mechanosensitive channel protein MscL: MLKGFKDFILRGNVVDLAVAVVVGAAFSALVTAFTAGIIQPLVNTITPPTSPGLGLQLVSGKPSAYIDFAAVITAAINFLIVAAVVYFVIVMPLNALKNRRKRGEEPGPAEPTDVVLLAEIRDLLRAQAATEGDGRHQA, from the coding sequence ATGCTCAAGGGGTTCAAGGATTTCATCCTGCGCGGCAACGTCGTCGACCTGGCCGTCGCGGTCGTCGTCGGCGCGGCGTTCTCGGCGCTCGTCACCGCGTTCACCGCCGGCATCATCCAGCCCCTGGTCAACACGATCACGCCGCCGACGAGCCCGGGCCTCGGGCTCCAACTGGTTTCCGGCAAGCCCAGCGCGTACATCGACTTCGCCGCCGTCATCACCGCCGCGATCAACTTCCTCATCGTCGCCGCGGTCGTCTACTTCGTGATCGTGATGCCGCTCAACGCGCTCAAGAACCGGCGCAAGCGGGGCGAGGAGCCGGGCCCGGCCGAGCCGACGGACGTCGTGCTGCTCGCCGAGATCCGGGACCTCCTCCGGGCGCAGGCCGCGACGGAGGGGGACGGCAGGCACCAGGCGTGA
- a CDS encoding antitoxin, which yields MGFLDKVKEIADTAKEKAGPYAEKAKEKAGPYAEKAKPYAEKAAVKAKAGLGKAAEKADKATGGKYSQQIGTVKGKVGEVLHRGTPGSADPVPNVGTPSGGPTPAAPTGTTGTADTPTSTGTPITPSAPAAGRDDTDEGRKA from the coding sequence ATGGGATTCCTGGACAAGGTGAAGGAGATCGCGGACACCGCCAAGGAGAAGGCCGGGCCGTACGCGGAGAAGGCCAAGGAGAAGGCCGGGCCATACGCCGAGAAGGCCAAGCCCTACGCGGAGAAGGCGGCCGTCAAGGCCAAGGCGGGCCTCGGCAAGGCCGCCGAGAAGGCGGACAAGGCCACCGGCGGCAAGTACAGCCAGCAGATCGGCACGGTGAAGGGCAAGGTCGGCGAGGTGCTGCACCGCGGCACCCCCGGTTCGGCGGACCCTGTCCCGAACGTGGGGACGCCGTCGGGAGGCCCGACGCCGGCCGCGCCGACCGGGACCACCGGCACCGCGGACACCCCGACGTCGACGGGGACGCCGATCACGCCCTCGGCCCCGGCGGCGGGTCGCGACGACACCGACGAGGGCAGGAAGGCCTGA
- a CDS encoding FmdB family zinc ribbon protein: MPTYQYACTACDHRFEAVQSFSDDALSVCPQCGGKLRKVFSSVGIVFKGSGFYRTDSRAGAVPSSSSSSSSSDSSAGSSDGSSSKSESKSSSSSTSSSDTKSASTSSFPAAAAS, encoded by the coding sequence GTGCCCACCTACCAGTACGCCTGCACCGCCTGCGACCACAGGTTCGAGGCGGTCCAGTCCTTCTCCGACGATGCACTCTCGGTGTGTCCGCAGTGCGGCGGGAAGCTCCGCAAGGTCTTCTCCTCCGTCGGCATCGTCTTCAAGGGCAGCGGCTTCTACCGCACCGACAGCCGGGCCGGGGCCGTCCCCTCGAGCTCCTCGAGCTCCTCGAGCTCGGACTCGTCCGCCGGCTCGTCGGACGGCTCGTCGTCGAAGTCCGAGTCGAAGTCCTCGTCGAGCTCGACGTCGTCCTCGGACACGAAGTCCGCCAGCACCTCGAGCTTCCCCGCCGCCGCGGCATCCTGA
- a CDS encoding SAF domain-containing protein yields the protein MDERVGGIAPRWRHRAGEFLHAPGWRLRAVLRRGLALVLLVLAGILALTPARPGVDVVVAGRDLPPGSTISAADVVLRSWPADLVPAGVLRATADVDGRVLAGAARAGEPLTDLRLAGPALAAGATGLPDATGVPVRLADPDVAALLGPGSRVDVVTTAADGAEAVLLAADAVVLTVLADDGRGAAGRGRLVLVALPREIATRVAAASLSAQVAVTLR from the coding sequence GTGGACGAACGGGTGGGCGGGATCGCGCCGCGCTGGCGGCATCGGGCCGGTGAGTTCCTGCACGCCCCGGGCTGGCGGCTGAGGGCCGTGCTCCGTCGTGGCCTCGCCCTCGTGCTGCTCGTGCTGGCCGGGATCCTCGCGCTGACCCCCGCCAGGCCCGGCGTCGACGTCGTCGTGGCCGGTCGGGACCTCCCGCCGGGCTCCACGATCTCTGCCGCGGACGTGGTCCTGCGCAGCTGGCCCGCCGATCTCGTGCCGGCCGGGGTGCTGCGCGCCACGGCCGACGTCGACGGGCGGGTGCTGGCCGGCGCGGCCCGCGCCGGGGAACCCCTCACCGACCTGCGCCTCGCCGGGCCCGCGCTCGCCGCCGGCGCGACCGGGCTGCCCGACGCAACGGGGGTTCCCGTGCGACTGGCGGACCCGGACGTCGCGGCCCTGCTCGGGCCGGGGAGCCGGGTGGACGTCGTCACCACGGCCGCGGACGGCGCCGAGGCGGTCCTGCTCGCCGCCGATGCGGTGGTGCTCACGGTCCTGGCGGACGACGGACGCGGCGCCGCAGGTCGCGGCCGTCTCGTGCTCGTGGCGCTGCCGAGGGAGATCGCGACGCGTGTCGCCGCTGCGTCGCTCTCCGCTCAGGTGGCCGTTACCCTCCGATGA